From the Pseudodesulfovibrio indicus genome, the window CCGGGCCGCGGCCCAGGACAAGATCGCGCCCGCATATCTTTTCTCCGGCACGCGCGGCGTGGGCAAGACGACCATCGCCCGCATCTTTGCCAAGGCGCTGAACTGCGTGAACGCGCCCACGGGCGAGCCGTGCAACCAGTGCTCACACTGCAAGCAGATCACCGCGGGCGTGGCCGTGGACGTCATCGAGATCGACGGCGCGTCCAACCGCGGCATCGACGACGCCCGCCGCCTCAAGGAGGACATCGGGTACGCTCCCCTGGAGGGCCGCTACAAGGTGTTCATCATCGATGAGGCGCACATGCTCACCAAGGAGGCGTTCAACGCGCTCCTGAAGACCCTGGAGGAGCCGCCGCCGCGCGCCACCTTCATCATGGCCACCACCGAGCACCACAAGTTTCCGGCCACCATCATCAGCCGGTGCCAGCACTATACCTTCAAGATGCTGCCCCAGGCCGAACTGGTGGCGCATCTCGAAAAGATCATGGATCTCGAAGGGCTGCAATACGAGCCGGGCGCGCTCCAGATCATCGCCAAGCGCGGCGCAGGGTCCGTGCGCGACTCCATGTCCCTGCTCGGCCAGGCCCTGGCCATGGGCGAGGACGTGCTCAGGGAGGCCGACGTGCGCGGCTTCCTCGGCCTGGCGGGCCAGGACGTGTTCTTCGGCCTCATGGAGTCCATGCATTCGCGCAACCTCGTTGCCGTGGGCCAGGTGCTCCGGCAGGTGCTGGACCAAGGATTGGACCTCGGATTCTTCCTGCGCGAGCTGACCAACTGCTGGCGCAACATGTTCCTGCTGCGCCAGGCGGGCGAGGAGGCGCTGCCCCTGCTCGGCCTGTCCGGCGAGGAGGCCAGGGGGTGGATGGACTGGGCCTCGAAGTTCGAGCCCGCCCACATCCACGCCTGCTGGCAGATGACCCTGGACGGCCAGCGCAAGGTCATGACCAGCCTGGAACCGGCCCTGGCCCTGGAGCTGCTGCTGCTCAACCTGACCAGCCTGCCGGACCTCATCAACCTGGAGACCATGGGGCCGCGCTCCACCGGTTCCGCGCCCAAACCGTCCATGGGCGGCGGAGGGCAGTCCGGACCCGGCATGCAGGGTCCCGGCGGTTCCGCGCCGGGCGGCCCGGGCGGTCCGGGCGGTGGCCCCGGCGGACGCCAGTTCGCGCCGCCCCAGCCGGTGCAGCAGAGCGCGCCGCCCATCCGCAACCAGCAGCCCCGCCACGGCGAGCGGGAGAATTCAGGCAATCCGCCCAGGCCGGTCTCGGCACAGAGCGGAATGCAAGTCCCGTCCCGGCCCGAGCCGGAACCCGAGCCGGTCGGCCCGTCCGACGCAACGCCGCTGTCCGAGCGCGCGGCTGCGGCTTCCCCCGCAGCCGCCGGGGCGGCAATGCCCGGTCCCGGTCCCCGGAACTGGGAGGGGTTTCTGAAGTTCGTGGAGGAGCGCAACGGCCAGGCCGGGGTCAGGGTGTCCCTGCTCCACCTGACCGAGGGCAAGCGCGACAAGGACGACCTGGTCATTGCCTGCAAGACCAGGACGATGTGCGACCAGCTCAAGGAGAAATCCACGCTTACTGCACTGGATTCCTTGACAAAAGAATATTTCGGCCCAGCGGTTGAGGTTCGCGTGGAAACAGGCGATATTGCCGTTCCCAAAACGGACAAGCAACTGATGGAAGAGGCGGAGAGACATCCGGGCGTGATCAGGATCATGGAGGCCTTCAATGCCCAGATGCTTTCGGTAAGTCACAGAAAACAATAATAAAGTAATGTTCAGGAGAATATAATGAAAGGCATGAACGAGATGCTGCGCCAGGCGCAGATCATGCAGCGCAAGATGACCGAGGCCCAGGACGCCCTGAAGAACAAGGAAGTCGAGGCTTCCAGCGGCGGCGGCATGGTCACCGTCCGCGTCACCGGCGCACAGGAGGTCGTGGCCGTGACCATCGAACCTTCGGTCATGGAGTCCGGCGACGTGGAGATGCTCCAGGACCTGGTCATGACCGCGGCCAACGAGGCCATCAAGAAGTCCAAGGAGATGCAGGAAGACGCCATGAAGGGCGTGACCGGCGGCCTCTCCATCCCCGGCATGTTCTAGGGGCCGTCTTGGCGGAGGGCGCAGGCTGGGCCGGTGCCCGACGAGGCCCTGCGCATTGTGCGGGTCCGGACGGGTGTCCGCGCGGTTGCGTCCTCCCGAACCATCCGAGTTCATGTAAGGAGCTCATTTGCAGAATCTCCCCGGACCGCTCAGGGAAGCGGTCGAACAACTTTCCAGCCTGCCCGGCATCGGGCCCAAATCGGCCCTGCGCATCGCCCTGACCCTGCTCAAGATGCCGCGCGAACGCGCAGCCGGAGTGGGGCAGTCCATCATCGAGCTGCGCGAACGGCTCTGCCTGTGCGACGACTGCGCCTGCCTGGCCGAGTCCTCCCCGTGCGCCATCTGCGGCGACTCGACCCGCGACGCCGGGCAGCTCTGCCTGGTGCCGGAGTGGGACGCGCTCCTGGCCATGGAGGAGATGGGCGTGTTTCGCGGCCGGTATCTGGTCCTGGGCGGGCTGCTCTCGCCCCTGGACGGCATCGATCCCGGTCAGCTCGAGATCGAGCGGCTGCGGCGCAGGCTGGACAGCGGTGAGGTCTCCGAGCTGATCCTGGCCCTGGGCGCGACCCTGGACGCCGAGGCCACCGCCTCCTACGTCAAGAACCTGGTGGAGTCCGAATACCCGGACGTGGCCGTGACCCGGCTGGCCCAGGGCATCCCCATCGGGGCCGAGGTCAAGTTCATGGACAAGGAGACCCTCAAGCAGTCGCTGGTCTACCGGCAGAAGGTCTAACCGGGACCGTCCATGGGTGAAGAACAGCTCCTGCCGGACGCCGAAGTCGTCAGCGTCATCTACCACAACAAGGAGAACGGCTACGCCATCGTCCGCGTGCGGGCCAAGGACGAGCCGGGCCAGGTGACCATCACCGGGACCCTCGGCGAGCTCGCCGGAGGCTCGTGCCTGAACCTGCGCGGCCGGTGGATCAACCACCCCAAGTTCGGCCGCCAGTTCGAGGTCTCGACCTTTGAGGAGTCCCGGCCCGCTACGGAGAACGGGGTCATCCGGTTCCTGCAGTCCTCCATCAAGGGGGTGGGGGAGAAGACCGCCACCCTGATCGTGGAGGAGTTCGGCATCGGGGTTCTGGACATCCTGGACGACGACCCGGAGCGGCTCCTGAAGATCAAGGGCATCTCCAAAAAGAAGCTCAAGGACATCATCGAGTCCTGGGGCCGCCAGCGGGAGATCAAGAACCTGCTGGTCTTCCTCCAGACCCATCAGGTGCCGACCACCTTTGCCGGGAAGATATTCCACCTCTACGGCGCGCAGGCCGAACGCAAGCTGCGCGAAAATCCCTACGACCTGGCCTACGAGATCAGGGGCGTTGGCTTCAAGACCGCCGACAACATGGCCATGAAGCTCGGTTTTGCCCCGGACTGCTCCCAGCGGCTGGAGGCGGCCATCGCCTACACCATGCTGACCTCCTGCGAACGCAACGGCCATCTCTTCCTGCCCAAGCCCAAGCTCCTGGAGGAAGTGGCGCGGATGCTCGACACCACGGACTTCGAGAAGCTGGAGCTGGCCCTCTACGCCCTGGAGGACAAGAAGCGGGTGCGCATCGAGGACCTGTCCGAGCAGGGCATCTCCGAGGCTGTGTACCTGATGTATTTCTTTCACTTTGAAAACGAGACCACCCAGCGCCTCTACCAGCTCATCAGCCATCCGACCCCGGTGTCGCGCAAGAAGATCGACAAGACCCTGCCCAAGGTGGAGGAGAAGCTCGGCTTCGCCCTGTCCGACGAGCAGCGGGAGGCGGTCTTCGAGGCGTGCTCCAACAAGGTCTTCATCATCACCGGCGGACCCGGCACCGGCAAGACGACCATCACCAAGGCGATCCTGCTGACGCTCAAGGAGCTGGGGCTCAAGATCAAGCTGGCCGCGCCCACGGGCCGCGCGGCCAAGCGCATGTCCGAGGCCACCGGCCACCCGGCCAAGACCGTACACCGGCTGCTCCAGTTCCAGCCCGAGGGCGGGTTCCACTACTGCGAGGACCAGAAGCTCAAGGCGGACGTGCTGGTGGTGGACGAGGCGTCCATGGTGGACGCGCAGCTCTTCGTGTCCATCCTCCGCGCCCTGCCGCACACCTGCCGCCTGATCCTGGTGGGCGACGTGAACCAGTTGCCGAGCGTGGGCCCGGGTAACGTCCTGGGCGACCTCATCGATTCCAAGCGCGTGCCGTGCTCGGTCCTGACCCACATCTTCCGGCAGGCCCAGGAGAGCTTCATCGTGGTCAACGCCCACTTGATCAACGCGGGGCAGATGGTCCGACAACATCCATGCCAGGCCCCGGAGGCCGACTTCTTCTGGATTCCCCAGGAGGACCCGGCCAAGGTCCAGCGGCTGATCCTCGACTCGGTCTGCGAGCGCATTCCGGAGCGGTACGGGCTGGACCCGCTGCGCGACATCCAGGTGCTGACCCCCATGCACAAGGGGGACGTCGGCACCCAGGCCCTGAACACGGCGCTCCAGGCGCGGCTCAACCCGCCCATGCCCGGCAAGCACGAGATCAAGCGCAAGTTCGCCACCTTCCGCGAAGGGGACCGGGTCATCCAGCTGAAGAACAACTACGACAAGGAAGTGTTCAACGGCGACCTGGGCTGGATTCTGGAGGTCGATCCCGAGGACCAGGAGCTGCTCATCGAATTCGACGGCAACCAGGTCCATTTCGAGACCTCGGACATGGACGAACTGGGGCTGGCCTACGCGGTCAGCGTGCACAAGTCCCAGGGCAGCGAGTATCCGGCGGTGGTCATGCCCATCGTCACCCAGCACTACATGCTGCTCCAGCGCAACCTCCTGTACACCGGCCTGACCCGCGCCCGCGAGCTGGCCGTGCTCATCGGTTCGGACCGCGCCTTCCAGATCGGCCTGAA encodes:
- the dnaX gene encoding DNA polymerase III subunit gamma/tau, encoding MSTSNLTAKYRPQTFEEVAGQQAVKSILSRAAAQDKIAPAYLFSGTRGVGKTTIARIFAKALNCVNAPTGEPCNQCSHCKQITAGVAVDVIEIDGASNRGIDDARRLKEDIGYAPLEGRYKVFIIDEAHMLTKEAFNALLKTLEEPPPRATFIMATTEHHKFPATIISRCQHYTFKMLPQAELVAHLEKIMDLEGLQYEPGALQIIAKRGAGSVRDSMSLLGQALAMGEDVLREADVRGFLGLAGQDVFFGLMESMHSRNLVAVGQVLRQVLDQGLDLGFFLRELTNCWRNMFLLRQAGEEALPLLGLSGEEARGWMDWASKFEPAHIHACWQMTLDGQRKVMTSLEPALALELLLLNLTSLPDLINLETMGPRSTGSAPKPSMGGGGQSGPGMQGPGGSAPGGPGGPGGGPGGRQFAPPQPVQQSAPPIRNQQPRHGERENSGNPPRPVSAQSGMQVPSRPEPEPEPVGPSDATPLSERAAAASPAAAGAAMPGPGPRNWEGFLKFVEERNGQAGVRVSLLHLTEGKRDKDDLVIACKTRTMCDQLKEKSTLTALDSLTKEYFGPAVEVRVETGDIAVPKTDKQLMEEAERHPGVIRIMEAFNAQMLSVSHRKQ
- the recR gene encoding recombination mediator RecR — its product is MQNLPGPLREAVEQLSSLPGIGPKSALRIALTLLKMPRERAAGVGQSIIELRERLCLCDDCACLAESSPCAICGDSTRDAGQLCLVPEWDALLAMEEMGVFRGRYLVLGGLLSPLDGIDPGQLEIERLRRRLDSGEVSELILALGATLDAEATASYVKNLVESEYPDVAVTRLAQGIPIGAEVKFMDKETLKQSLVYRQKV
- a CDS encoding YbaB/EbfC family nucleoid-associated protein, with product MKGMNEMLRQAQIMQRKMTEAQDALKNKEVEASSGGGMVTVRVTGAQEVVAVTIEPSVMESGDVEMLQDLVMTAANEAIKKSKEMQEDAMKGVTGGLSIPGMF
- a CDS encoding ATP-dependent RecD-like DNA helicase; this translates as MGEEQLLPDAEVVSVIYHNKENGYAIVRVRAKDEPGQVTITGTLGELAGGSCLNLRGRWINHPKFGRQFEVSTFEESRPATENGVIRFLQSSIKGVGEKTATLIVEEFGIGVLDILDDDPERLLKIKGISKKKLKDIIESWGRQREIKNLLVFLQTHQVPTTFAGKIFHLYGAQAERKLRENPYDLAYEIRGVGFKTADNMAMKLGFAPDCSQRLEAAIAYTMLTSCERNGHLFLPKPKLLEEVARMLDTTDFEKLELALYALEDKKRVRIEDLSEQGISEAVYLMYFFHFENETTQRLYQLISHPTPVSRKKIDKTLPKVEEKLGFALSDEQREAVFEACSNKVFIITGGPGTGKTTITKAILLTLKELGLKIKLAAPTGRAAKRMSEATGHPAKTVHRLLQFQPEGGFHYCEDQKLKADVLVVDEASMVDAQLFVSILRALPHTCRLILVGDVNQLPSVGPGNVLGDLIDSKRVPCSVLTHIFRQAQESFIVVNAHLINAGQMVRQHPCQAPEADFFWIPQEDPAKVQRLILDSVCERIPERYGLDPLRDIQVLTPMHKGDVGTQALNTALQARLNPPMPGKHEIKRKFATFREGDRVIQLKNNYDKEVFNGDLGWILEVDPEDQELLIEFDGNQVHFETSDMDELGLAYAVSVHKSQGSEYPAVVMPIVTQHYMLLQRNLLYTGLTRARELAVLIGSDRAFQIGLNNATAGNRNTHLAHRLRAIFAENRLC